The Pseudomonas wenzhouensis genome has a segment encoding these proteins:
- a CDS encoding carbohydrate ABC transporter permease produces the protein MKVQNNKAWWLVLPVFLLVAFSAIVPMMTVVNYSVQDIFDPSTRYFVGVDWYRQVLQDPRLHDSLLRQFIFSACVLLIQIPLGIAIALCMPTRGRWASLCLILMAIPLLIPWNVVGTIWQIFGRADIGLMGWALNKLGISYNYASNTMDAWVTVLIMDVWHWTSLVALLCYSGLRAIPDVYYQAARIDRASNWAVFRHIQLPKLKSVLLIAVMLRFMDSFMIYTEPFVLTGGGPGNATTFLSQTLTQMAIGQFDLGPAAAFSLVYFLIILLVSWLFYTAMTHDDKTR, from the coding sequence ATGAAGGTGCAGAACAACAAGGCCTGGTGGCTGGTGCTGCCGGTGTTCCTGCTGGTGGCGTTCAGCGCCATCGTGCCGATGATGACGGTGGTCAACTACTCGGTGCAGGACATCTTCGATCCGTCCACGCGCTACTTCGTTGGCGTCGACTGGTATCGCCAGGTGTTGCAGGACCCGCGCCTGCACGACTCGCTGCTGCGCCAGTTCATCTTCTCCGCCTGCGTGCTGCTGATCCAGATCCCGCTGGGCATCGCCATCGCCTTGTGCATGCCGACACGCGGGCGCTGGGCGTCGCTGTGTCTGATCCTGATGGCCATTCCGCTGCTGATCCCGTGGAACGTGGTCGGTACCATCTGGCAGATCTTCGGCCGCGCCGACATCGGCCTGATGGGCTGGGCGCTGAACAAGCTGGGCATCAGCTACAACTATGCCTCCAACACCATGGATGCCTGGGTGACGGTGCTGATCATGGACGTCTGGCACTGGACCTCGCTGGTGGCGCTGTTGTGCTACTCCGGCCTGCGCGCTATTCCTGACGTCTATTACCAGGCGGCGCGCATTGACCGCGCGTCGAACTGGGCGGTGTTCCGCCATATCCAGCTGCCCAAGCTGAAAAGCGTGCTGCTGATCGCGGTGATGCTGCGCTTCATGGACAGTTTCATGATCTACACCGAGCCCTTCGTGCTCACCGGCGGCGGGCCTGGCAACGCCACCACCTTCCTCAGCCAGACCCTGACGCAAATGGCCATCGGTCAGTTCGACCTGGGCCCGGCCGCGGCGTTCTCGCTGGTGTACTTCCTGATCATCCTGCTGGTGTCCTGGTTGTTCTACACCGCCATGACCCACGACGACAAAACCCGCTGA
- a CDS encoding ABC transporter ATP-binding protein: protein MAEIRLHNLAHSYSAAPNAPQDYAIREMNHVWQQGGAYALLGPSGCGKSTLLNIISGLLSPSQGEVQFDGKAVNTLSPQERNIAQVFQFPVVYDTMTVFDNLAFPLRNQGMDEARVMSKVHEIAEVLELHPLLHKKARNLTADEKQKVSMGRGLVRDDVSAILFDEPLTVIDPHLKWKLRRKLKQIHEQFNITMVYVTHDQLEASTFADKIAVMYGGQIVQFGTPRELFERPGHTFVGYFIGSPGMNLIEVQRCEGGVRFAGTVLPLSDALNQRLAELDGKRLQVGIRPEFVHIWDGVYEDALCARVLHVEDLGTYKILTFDLDGQVLKARLQEDQPVPREQVYLSFPAQWLMLYADDYLVEVAP, encoded by the coding sequence ATGGCCGAGATTCGTTTGCACAACCTGGCGCACAGCTACAGCGCTGCGCCGAACGCGCCGCAGGATTATGCGATTCGTGAGATGAACCATGTCTGGCAGCAGGGCGGTGCCTATGCGCTGCTGGGGCCGTCGGGCTGCGGCAAGTCGACGTTGCTCAACATCATCTCCGGCCTGCTCAGCCCGTCGCAGGGCGAGGTGCAGTTCGATGGCAAGGCGGTCAACACCTTGTCGCCGCAAGAGCGCAACATCGCCCAGGTTTTCCAGTTCCCTGTGGTCTACGACACCATGACGGTGTTCGACAACCTGGCCTTCCCGCTGCGCAATCAGGGCATGGACGAGGCGCGGGTGATGAGCAAGGTGCACGAGATCGCCGAGGTGCTGGAGCTGCATCCGCTGCTGCACAAGAAGGCGCGCAACCTTACTGCCGACGAGAAGCAGAAGGTTTCCATGGGCCGTGGCCTGGTGCGCGACGACGTGTCGGCGATTCTCTTCGACGAACCGCTGACGGTGATCGACCCGCACCTGAAATGGAAGCTGCGACGCAAGCTCAAGCAGATCCACGAGCAGTTCAACATCACCATGGTCTACGTCACCCATGATCAGCTGGAGGCTTCCACCTTCGCCGACAAGATCGCGGTGATGTATGGCGGACAGATCGTCCAGTTCGGCACGCCGCGCGAGCTGTTCGAGCGCCCCGGACACACCTTCGTCGGCTATTTCATCGGCAGTCCGGGAATGAACCTGATCGAGGTACAGCGCTGCGAGGGCGGGGTGCGTTTTGCCGGAACGGTGTTGCCGCTGTCCGACGCGCTCAACCAGCGCCTGGCCGAACTGGACGGCAAACGTCTGCAGGTCGGTATCCGTCCCGAGTTCGTGCACATCTGGGACGGCGTCTACGAAGACGCTCTGTGCGCCCGCGTGCTGCACGTCGAGGATCTCGGCACCTACAAGATCCTCACCTTCGATCTCGACGGCCAGGTGCTCAAGGCGCGCTTGCAGGAGGATCAGCCCGTGCCGCGCGAACAGGTGTACCTGAGCTTTCCGGCGCAGTGGCTGATGCTCTATGCCGACGACTACCTGGTGGAGGTGGCGCCATGA
- a CDS encoding ABC transporter ATP-binding protein, translated as MSLKLEHVTRIVDGQVHIDDACLSFEPGSFNVLLGRTLAGKTSLMRLMAGLDRPSSGRVLMNGADVTGMPVRQRNVSMVYQQFINYPTLTVFENIASPLRQAGVAKEQIVEKVEATARMLRIDKLLSRYPLELSGGQQQRTAMARALVKDASLILFDEPLVNLDYKLREELRQEMHELFQARHTIAIYATTEPNEALALGGTTTILHEGRVVQSGKTAEVYHRPQQMLAAELFSEPAINLVPGRISGTEVSFADCVHFPLNPDLRGIAEGEYRFGVRPSHIGLVPSNDDDLELAVTVELAEISGSETFLHVRNEQFVLVLHLPGVHEYAVDTPILIYIPTHKLFVFAADGQLVQAPSRRQGRAA; from the coding sequence ATGTCGCTCAAGCTCGAACACGTCACCCGTATCGTCGATGGCCAGGTGCATATCGACGATGCCTGCCTGAGTTTCGAACCCGGCTCATTCAACGTCCTGCTCGGCCGCACCCTGGCCGGCAAGACCAGCCTGATGCGGCTGATGGCCGGTCTGGATCGGCCCAGCAGCGGCCGTGTGCTGATGAACGGCGCCGATGTCACGGGTATGCCGGTGCGCCAGCGCAACGTGTCGATGGTCTATCAGCAGTTCATCAACTACCCGACCCTGACGGTGTTCGAGAACATCGCCTCGCCGCTGCGCCAGGCCGGTGTGGCCAAGGAGCAGATCGTCGAGAAGGTCGAGGCTACCGCGCGCATGCTGCGCATCGACAAACTGTTGTCGCGCTATCCGCTGGAGCTGTCCGGCGGCCAGCAGCAGCGCACGGCCATGGCCCGGGCGCTGGTCAAGGACGCCTCGCTGATTCTCTTCGACGAGCCTCTGGTCAACCTCGATTACAAGCTGCGTGAGGAGCTGCGCCAGGAAATGCACGAGCTGTTCCAGGCGCGCCACACCATCGCCATCTACGCCACCACCGAGCCCAACGAGGCGCTGGCCCTGGGTGGCACCACCACCATCCTGCATGAAGGGCGGGTGGTGCAGAGCGGCAAGACCGCCGAGGTCTACCACCGTCCGCAGCAGATGCTGGCCGCCGAGCTGTTCTCGGAACCGGCGATCAACCTGGTGCCTGGACGCATCAGTGGCACTGAGGTGAGCTTCGCCGATTGCGTGCATTTTCCGCTCAACCCCGATCTGCGCGGCATCGCCGAGGGCGAGTACCGTTTTGGCGTGCGCCCTAGTCATATCGGCCTAGTGCCGTCCAATGACGATGATCTGGAGCTAGCGGTAACCGTGGAGCTGGCCGAGATCAGCGGTTCGGAAACCTTCCTGCATGTACGCAACGAGCAGTTCGTGCTGGTGCTGCACCTGCCGGGGGTGCACGAGTACGCGGTGGATACGCCGATCCTGATTTACATCCCGACCCACAAACTCTTCGTCTTCGCTGCCGATGGGCAGTTGGTGCAGGCGCCCAGTCGTCGTCAGGGGAGGGCTGCCTGA
- a CDS encoding sigma-54-dependent Fis family transcriptional regulator, with product MTEAARAPAHDAIIQESWSRCRDYGLTHQSAPRFDPPAPGDLSALLESRQALVQTTHQEVLPYYGTILSNSNCLIMLADDQGRLLQSWGDQRFIEPRQAAGFIAGASWLERYTGTNAIGTALSCGQAVHIQHDEHFLKANRFMTGSASPIFDEQRRMIAVLDVSSDSYLPPAHTLGMVKMMSQSVENRLILKLFADQYHLLSFNTSLDNLDSPWAGLVVFDEQGHVVSANRRADNLLGQPLTYGAIEQLFDVPLQQLLNQPDGQPFNLRTSGHFRFHARVRRPARPAPIQPRDFRPQSTASTPQEPHLHALSLGDARMDKAIRQTERLLEKDIPILVQGETGAGKEVFVRALHRTSSRAEQPFIAVNCAAIPAELVESELFGYEKGAFTGASQKGHIGLIRKAHKGTLFLDEIGDMPLRVQARLLRVLQERCVQPLGSSELHPVDVRLVSATNRPLRQDVDSGQFRADLYYRISGLNLELPPLRERSDKQALFQRLWEQHREPQQRAGISREVLELFQHHPWPGNLRQLSSVLRVALAMADDQPIRAEHLPDDFFLDLPTEAPLPANLELDDGDLASQYQACGGNISYLARHLGLSRNTLYKRLREQGVRP from the coding sequence ATGACAGAAGCTGCCCGCGCACCGGCGCATGACGCCATCATCCAGGAGTCCTGGTCGCGCTGCCGTGACTACGGCCTGACCCATCAGAGCGCGCCTCGCTTCGACCCTCCGGCGCCAGGCGATCTTTCGGCCCTGCTGGAAAGCCGCCAGGCCTTGGTGCAGACCACTCATCAGGAAGTGCTGCCCTACTACGGCACCATCCTGTCCAACTCCAACTGCCTGATCATGCTCGCCGACGACCAGGGCCGGCTGCTGCAATCTTGGGGCGACCAGCGCTTCATCGAGCCGCGCCAGGCCGCAGGCTTCATTGCCGGCGCCAGTTGGTTGGAACGCTACACCGGCACCAATGCCATCGGCACCGCGCTCAGTTGCGGCCAGGCCGTGCATATCCAGCACGATGAACACTTTCTCAAGGCCAACCGTTTCATGACCGGCTCGGCCTCGCCGATCTTCGACGAGCAACGGCGGATGATCGCCGTGCTCGACGTGTCCAGCGACAGCTACCTGCCGCCGGCGCATACCCTGGGCATGGTCAAGATGATGAGCCAGTCGGTGGAGAACCGCCTGATCCTCAAGTTGTTCGCCGACCAGTACCACCTGCTCAGCTTCAACACCAGCCTGGACAACCTCGACAGCCCCTGGGCCGGCCTGGTGGTGTTCGACGAGCAGGGCCACGTGGTGTCGGCCAATCGCCGTGCCGACAATCTGCTCGGCCAGCCTTTGACCTACGGCGCCATCGAGCAGCTGTTCGACGTGCCTCTACAACAGTTGCTCAACCAGCCGGACGGCCAGCCGTTCAACCTGCGCACCAGCGGCCACTTTCGTTTTCACGCACGGGTACGGCGCCCTGCCAGACCAGCCCCCATTCAGCCTCGCGATTTCCGACCACAGAGCACTGCGAGCACGCCACAAGAGCCTCATCTGCATGCGCTGAGCCTGGGTGACGCACGCATGGACAAGGCCATCCGCCAGACCGAACGCCTGCTGGAAAAGGACATCCCGATTCTGGTGCAGGGCGAGACCGGGGCCGGCAAGGAGGTTTTCGTCAGGGCGCTGCATCGCACCAGCTCACGCGCCGAGCAGCCCTTCATCGCGGTCAACTGCGCGGCCATTCCGGCGGAGCTGGTGGAGTCGGAATTGTTCGGCTACGAGAAAGGCGCCTTCACCGGCGCCAGCCAGAAAGGCCATATCGGGCTGATCCGCAAGGCGCACAAGGGCACGCTGTTTCTCGACGAGATCGGCGACATGCCGCTGCGCGTGCAGGCCCGCCTGCTGCGCGTGCTGCAGGAGCGCTGCGTGCAGCCACTGGGCAGCAGCGAGCTGCATCCGGTCGACGTGCGTCTGGTGTCTGCCACCAACCGCCCGCTACGCCAGGACGTCGACAGCGGCCAGTTCCGCGCCGACCTGTACTACCGCATCAGCGGCCTGAACCTGGAGCTGCCGCCACTGCGTGAGCGCAGCGACAAGCAGGCGCTGTTCCAGAGACTGTGGGAACAGCACCGTGAACCCCAGCAACGGGCCGGCATCAGCCGCGAGGTACTGGAGCTGTTCCAGCATCACCCCTGGCCGGGCAATTTGCGTCAGCTCAGCAGCGTCCTGCGCGTGGCCCTGGCCATGGCCGACGACCAGCCCATCCGTGCCGAACACCTGCCGGACGACTTCTTTCTCGATCTGCCGACAGAGGCGCCCCTGCCAGCGAATCTCGAGCTGGATGATGGTGACCTGGCCAGCCAGTACCAGGCGTGCGGCGGTAATATCTCCTACCTGGCCCGCCACCTGGGTCTGAGCCGCAACACCCTGTACAAGCGCCTGCGTGAACAGGGCGTCAGACCCTGA
- a CDS encoding class C beta-lactamase PRC-1 codes for MRHLYRPLFVALALLAASHAPAAPSLETQVDAAAKSMMQTHAIPGMAIAISHKGQSHFFEYGVASLENGQTVDRHTLFELGSISKLFTATLGAYAEARGTLNLSDNASQYLPALQGSAFDHISLLDLATYTSGGLPLQFPDTVSNERQMLDYYRNWQAVYPPGTQRLYSNPSIGLFGHLAAASLAKPFQQLMEKDLLPQLSMQESYVRIPTEQMEHYAWGYRDDKAVRVTPGALDAEAYGLKSTAADVLRFIDANLHPDQLPAPLRQAISATHRGYYQVGDMTQALGWERYAYPISLEKLQAGNSAEMALQPQTVARFAAPKPAEGDLLLNKTGSTNGFGAYILLLPARDTGLVILANRNYPNAERVRLALQLLDAIEP; via the coding sequence ATGCGCCACCTGTACCGCCCTCTGTTCGTCGCCCTGGCGCTGCTGGCCGCCAGCCACGCGCCGGCCGCACCTTCACTGGAAACACAGGTGGACGCCGCTGCGAAGTCGATGATGCAGACCCATGCCATTCCCGGCATGGCCATCGCCATCAGCCACAAGGGGCAGTCGCATTTCTTCGAATACGGCGTCGCATCCCTTGAAAACGGCCAGACGGTGGATCGCCATACCCTTTTCGAGCTGGGCTCGATCAGCAAACTCTTCACCGCCACCCTCGGCGCCTACGCCGAAGCGCGCGGCACGCTGAACCTCAGTGACAACGCCAGCCAGTATCTGCCGGCCCTGCAGGGCAGCGCCTTCGATCACATCAGTTTGCTGGATCTGGCCACTTACACCTCGGGCGGCCTGCCACTGCAGTTCCCGGACACGGTCAGCAACGAACGGCAGATGCTCGATTACTACCGCAACTGGCAGGCGGTGTATCCGCCGGGTACGCAGCGGCTGTATTCCAACCCCAGCATCGGCCTGTTCGGCCACCTGGCAGCAGCCAGTCTGGCCAAGCCGTTTCAGCAGTTGATGGAGAAGGATCTGCTGCCGCAACTGAGCATGCAGGAAAGCTACGTCCGTATACCGACCGAGCAGATGGAGCACTATGCCTGGGGCTACCGCGACGACAAGGCGGTGCGCGTGACGCCCGGCGCGCTGGATGCCGAAGCCTACGGGTTGAAATCTACTGCCGCCGACGTGCTACGCTTCATCGACGCCAATCTGCACCCGGATCAACTACCCGCACCACTGCGCCAGGCGATCAGCGCAACACATCGTGGCTACTACCAGGTCGGCGACATGACTCAGGCGCTGGGCTGGGAGCGCTACGCCTACCCCATCAGCCTAGAAAAACTGCAGGCTGGCAACTCAGCAGAAATGGCGCTGCAACCGCAGACCGTGGCGCGTTTCGCTGCGCCCAAGCCTGCCGAAGGTGACCTGCTGCTGAACAAGACCGGCTCGACCAACGGCTTCGGCGCCTACATCCTACTGCTGCCGGCGCGCGATACCGGCCTGGTGATACTCGCCAACCGCAATTACCCCAATGCCGAACGCGTGCGCCTGGCCTTGCAATTGCTGGACGCGATCGAGCCGTAG
- the cysS gene encoding cysteine--tRNA ligase, translated as MALSIYNTLSKVKEPFKPLIGNSVRMYVCGMTVYDFCHIGHARVMVAFDVVTRWLRQRGYDVTYVRNITDIDDKIIKRANDNGEPFEALVERMIAAMHEDEARLSVLRPDIEPRATGHIAGMHQMIQTLIDKGFAYAPGNGDVYYRVTKFETYGKLSRRKIDELKIGARIEVDEIKEDPLDFVLWKGAKPGEPSWESPWGKGRPGWHIECSVMSTCCLGETFDIHGGGPDLVFPHHENEIAQSEAATGKQYANAWMHAGAVRVDGEKMSKSLGNFFTIREVLEKYHPEVVRYLLVSSHYRSPINYSEESLKEAKGALERFYNGLKGLPEAAPAGGEAFVERFGAAMDDDFNSPEACAVLFEMIREVNRLRESDVQAAAGLAAQLKQMASVLGVLQLEPEAFLQAGAAGKVDAAEVEALIAARLQARADKNWAESDRIRDQLTAMGVVLEDGKGGTTWRLAE; from the coding sequence ATGGCACTGTCGATCTACAACACGCTCAGCAAGGTCAAGGAACCGTTCAAGCCGCTGATCGGTAACAGCGTGCGCATGTACGTGTGCGGCATGACTGTCTATGACTTCTGCCACATCGGTCACGCCCGGGTGATGGTCGCCTTCGACGTGGTCACCCGCTGGCTGCGTCAGCGCGGCTATGACGTGACCTACGTGCGCAATATCACCGACATCGACGACAAGATCATCAAGCGCGCCAATGACAACGGCGAGCCGTTCGAGGCACTGGTTGAACGCATGATCGCCGCGATGCACGAGGACGAGGCGCGCCTGAGCGTGCTGCGCCCGGACATCGAGCCGCGCGCCACCGGCCATATTGCCGGGATGCACCAGATGATCCAGACCCTGATCGACAAGGGCTTCGCCTACGCACCGGGCAATGGTGACGTGTATTACCGTGTCACCAAGTTCGAAACCTACGGCAAGCTGTCGCGGCGCAAGATCGACGAGCTGAAGATCGGCGCGCGCATCGAAGTCGACGAAATCAAGGAAGACCCGCTGGACTTCGTGCTCTGGAAAGGCGCCAAGCCGGGCGAGCCGAGCTGGGAATCGCCCTGGGGCAAGGGGCGTCCGGGCTGGCATATCGAATGCTCGGTGATGTCCACCTGCTGCCTCGGCGAGACCTTCGACATTCACGGCGGCGGCCCGGATCTGGTGTTCCCGCACCACGAAAACGAGATCGCGCAGAGCGAGGCGGCCACCGGCAAGCAGTACGCCAATGCCTGGATGCACGCCGGCGCGGTGCGCGTGGATGGCGAGAAGATGTCCAAGAGCCTGGGCAACTTCTTCACCATCCGTGAGGTGCTGGAGAAGTACCACCCGGAAGTGGTGCGCTACCTGCTGGTGTCCAGCCATTACCGCAGCCCGATCAACTATTCGGAAGAGAGCCTCAAGGAAGCCAAGGGCGCCCTGGAGCGCTTCTACAACGGCCTCAAGGGGCTGCCGGAAGCTGCGCCTGCCGGCGGCGAAGCCTTCGTCGAGCGCTTCGGCGCGGCGATGGACGATGACTTCAACTCGCCGGAAGCCTGCGCTGTACTGTTCGAGATGATCCGCGAGGTCAACCGCCTGCGTGAATCGGACGTTCAAGCCGCCGCCGGCCTGGCCGCCCAGCTCAAGCAAATGGCCAGCGTGCTGGGTGTGCTGCAACTCGAGCCCGAGGCCTTCCTCCAGGCCGGTGCTGCCGGCAAGGTCGATGCCGCTGAAGTCGAGGCGCTGATCGCTGCGCGCCTGCAGGCTCGCGCCGACAAGAACTGGGCGGAAAGCGACCGCATCCGCGACCAGCTCACGGCCATGGGTGTGGTGCTGGAAGATGGCAAGGGCGGCACCACCTGGCGCCTGGCCGAATAA
- a CDS encoding glutamine--tRNA ligase/YqeY domain fusion protein, translating to MSKPTVEKAANFLRPIVQADLDSGKHAKIVTRFPPEPNGYLHIGHAKSICLNFGLAEEFGGQCNLRFDDTNPAKEDQEYIDAIKADVEWLGFKWAGEERYASNYFDQLHAWAIELIKAGKAFVCDLNAEEMREYRGNLTEPGKNSPFRDRTVEENLDLFARMKAGEFPDGARSLRAKIDMASPNINLRDPILYRIRHAHHHQTGDKWCIYPSYDFTHGQSDAIEGITHSICTLEFEDHRPLYEWFLANLPVPAQPRQYEFARLNLNYTITSKRKLKQLVDEGHVNGWDDPRMSTLSGYRRRGYTPASIRAFCDMIGVNRAGGLVDIGMLEFAIRDDLDANAARAMCVLKPLKVVITNYPEGQVENLELPRHPKQDMGVRVLPFSREIYIDASDFEETPPDGFKRLIPGGEVRLRGSYVIRADEAIKDAAGNIVELRCSYDENTLGKNPEGRKVKGVIHWVPAAESVECEVRLYDRLFRSANPEKAEEGGSFLDNINPDSLVVLTGCRAEPSLAQAAADDRFQFEREGYFCLDKDSTAGALVFNRTVTLRDSWGQ from the coding sequence ATGAGCAAGCCTACTGTCGAAAAAGCTGCCAACTTCCTGCGCCCCATCGTCCAGGCTGATCTGGACAGCGGCAAGCACGCCAAGATCGTGACCCGCTTCCCGCCGGAGCCCAACGGCTACCTGCACATTGGCCATGCTAAGAGCATCTGCCTGAACTTCGGCCTGGCCGAAGAGTTCGGCGGCCAGTGCAACCTGCGTTTCGACGACACCAACCCGGCCAAGGAAGATCAGGAATACATCGACGCGATCAAGGCCGACGTCGAATGGCTGGGTTTCAAGTGGGCCGGTGAGGAGCGCTACGCCTCCAACTATTTCGACCAACTGCATGCCTGGGCCATCGAGCTGATCAAGGCGGGCAAGGCCTTTGTCTGCGACCTCAATGCCGAGGAAATGCGCGAATACCGTGGCAACCTGACCGAGCCGGGCAAGAACAGTCCGTTCCGTGACCGCACTGTCGAGGAAAACCTCGACCTGTTCGCCCGCATGAAAGCCGGCGAGTTCCCCGATGGCGCCCGCTCGCTGCGTGCCAAGATCGACATGGCCTCGCCGAACATCAACCTGCGCGACCCAATCCTCTATCGCATTCGCCACGCCCATCACCACCAGACCGGTGACAAGTGGTGCATCTACCCGAGCTATGACTTCACCCATGGTCAGTCGGACGCCATCGAGGGCATCACCCACTCCATCTGCACCCTGGAGTTCGAAGATCACCGCCCGCTGTACGAGTGGTTCCTGGCCAACCTGCCGGTGCCCGCGCAGCCGCGTCAGTACGAGTTCGCCCGCCTGAATCTGAACTACACCATCACCAGCAAGCGCAAACTCAAGCAGTTGGTCGACGAAGGTCACGTCAACGGTTGGGACGACCCGCGCATGTCGACGCTGTCCGGTTACCGTCGCCGTGGCTATACCCCGGCTTCGATCCGCGCCTTCTGCGACATGATCGGCGTCAACCGCGCCGGCGGCCTGGTGGATATCGGCATGCTCGAGTTCGCCATTCGCGATGACCTGGATGCCAACGCCGCGCGCGCCATGTGCGTGCTCAAACCACTGAAAGTGGTGATCACCAACTACCCCGAGGGTCAGGTTGAAAACCTCGAACTGCCGCGCCATCCCAAGCAGGACATGGGCGTGCGCGTGCTGCCCTTCTCCCGCGAGATCTACATCGACGCCAGCGACTTCGAAGAAACCCCGCCGGACGGCTTCAAGCGCCTGATCCCAGGCGGCGAAGTGCGCCTGCGCGGCAGCTATGTGATCCGTGCTGACGAAGCCATCAAGGACGCCGCCGGTAACATCGTTGAGCTGCGCTGCTCCTATGACGAGAACACCCTGGGCAAGAACCCGGAAGGCCGCAAGGTCAAGGGCGTGATCCACTGGGTGCCGGCTGCCGAGAGCGTCGAGTGCGAAGTGCGTCTGTACGATCGTCTGTTCCGCTCGGCCAACCCCGAGAAAGCGGAAGAGGGCGGTAGCTTCCTCGACAACATCAATCCGGATTCGCTGGTGGTGCTCACCGGTTGCCGCGCCGAGCCGTCGCTGGCCCAGGCCGCTGCCGATGACCGCTTCCAGTTCGAGCGCGAAGGCTACTTCTGCCTGGACAAGGACTCGACCGCCGGTGCCCTGGTGTTCAACCGTACCGTTACGCTGCGCGATTCGTGGGGGCAGTAA
- a CDS encoding peptidylprolyl isomerase, whose protein sequence is MIKLHTNHGVITLNLFADKAPETVANFEQYVKEGHYDGTIFHRVIGNFMIQGGGFEPGMKQKPTRAPIKNEANNGVANKVGTIAMARTMEPHSASAQFFINVADNSFLNHSAPTVQGWGYAVFGEVVEGMDVVEKIKGVATTMKSGHQDVPVDDVIIEKAEVVAE, encoded by the coding sequence ATGATCAAACTGCACACCAACCACGGCGTCATCACCCTGAACCTGTTCGCCGACAAGGCCCCGGAAACCGTGGCCAACTTCGAGCAATACGTGAAGGAAGGCCATTACGACGGCACCATCTTCCACCGCGTAATCGGCAACTTCATGATCCAGGGCGGCGGTTTCGAGCCAGGCATGAAGCAGAAGCCGACCCGCGCACCGATCAAGAACGAAGCCAACAACGGCGTCGCCAACAAGGTCGGCACCATCGCCATGGCCCGGACCATGGAGCCGCATTCGGCCAGCGCGCAGTTCTTCATCAACGTCGCCGACAACAGCTTCCTCAACCACAGCGCGCCGACCGTTCAGGGCTGGGGCTACGCCGTATTCGGTGAAGTGGTCGAAGGCATGGACGTGGTCGAGAAGATCAAGGGCGTCGCCACCACCATGAAATCCGGCCACCAGGACGTACCGGTGGACGACGTGATCATCGAGAAGGCCGAAGTCGTAGCCGAGTAA
- the lpxH gene encoding UDP-2,3-diacylglucosamine diphosphatase, with translation MILLISDLHLEEKRPDITRAFLHFLATRARQAEALYILGDFFEVWIGDDGMTPFQHEIARALRELSNAGTRIYLMHGNRDFLIGKAFCRAAGCTLLSDPHKVQMGGESVLLMHGDSLCTLDVGYMKLRRWLRNPLSLLILRNLPLTTRQKLARKLRNESRAQTRMKASEIVDVTPEEVLKVMDEYGVRTLIHGHTHRPAVHELEVNGQPARRIVLGDWDRQGWALQVDEQGFNQTPFELTPA, from the coding sequence ATGATCCTGCTGATCTCCGATCTGCACCTCGAAGAGAAACGCCCGGATATCACCCGGGCGTTTCTGCATTTTCTCGCCACGCGCGCGCGCCAGGCCGAGGCGCTGTATATCCTCGGCGACTTCTTCGAAGTCTGGATCGGCGACGACGGCATGACGCCCTTCCAGCACGAGATCGCCCGTGCCCTGCGCGAACTGAGTAATGCCGGCACGCGCATCTACCTGATGCATGGCAATCGCGACTTCCTTATCGGCAAGGCGTTCTGCCGCGCGGCGGGCTGCACCTTGCTGAGCGACCCGCACAAAGTGCAGATGGGCGGCGAGTCGGTCCTGCTGATGCACGGCGATAGCCTGTGCACCCTCGATGTCGGCTACATGAAGCTGCGCCGCTGGCTGCGCAATCCGCTGTCGCTGCTGATCCTGCGTAACCTGCCGCTCACTACCCGGCAGAAGCTGGCGCGCAAGCTACGCAACGAAAGCCGCGCACAGACGCGGATGAAAGCCAGCGAGATCGTCGATGTCACGCCCGAGGAAGTGCTCAAGGTGATGGACGAATACGGCGTGCGCACGCTGATCCATGGCCATACCCACAGGCCGGCGGTGCATGAGCTGGAGGTGAATGGCCAACCGGCACGCCGTATCGTGCTGGGCGACTGGGATCGTCAGGGCTGGGCATTGCAGGTCGATGAACAGGGCTTCAACCAGACGCCGTTCGAACTGACACCAGCCTGA